In the genome of Hymenobacter cellulosivorans, one region contains:
- the dnaN gene encoding DNA polymerase III subunit beta, with product MKFIVSSSALLKQLQSINGVVTNNPVVPILENFLFEIEDGKLTITASDLETSMITELPVEARESGRIAAPARILLDTLKNLPDQPVTFTLDEETYTIEIASANGRYKLAGENATDFPRVPVVKGSSPIEIPSSSLQRAINKTIFAVSTDELRPAMTGILVQLADAQVTFVATDGHRLLRYRRSDVGAGQTANLIIPRKAFNLLKGALPSEATTVRVEFNNSNAFFSFNQMRLVCRLIDERYPDYENVIPVSNPNKLIISRSEFLNSVKRIMIYSNKTTHQVRLRLAGSELTISAEDLDFSNEANERLACQYEGEDMEIGFNARFLAEMLSNIDSEEITLELSTPNRAGLLMPTVADDNESILMLVMPVMLNNYV from the coding sequence ATGAAGTTTATCGTCTCATCATCCGCCTTGCTCAAGCAATTGCAGAGCATCAATGGCGTGGTGACCAACAACCCCGTAGTGCCGATTCTGGAGAACTTTCTCTTTGAAATCGAGGATGGCAAGCTGACGATTACCGCCTCCGACCTGGAGACCAGCATGATTACCGAGCTGCCCGTGGAAGCCCGCGAAAGTGGCCGCATTGCCGCCCCGGCCCGTATCCTGCTCGACACGCTAAAGAACCTGCCCGACCAGCCCGTGACCTTCACCCTGGACGAGGAAACGTATACCATCGAAATTGCCTCGGCCAATGGCCGCTACAAGCTGGCCGGTGAAAACGCCACCGACTTCCCCCGGGTGCCGGTGGTGAAAGGCTCCTCGCCGATTGAGATTCCCTCCTCGTCGTTGCAGCGGGCCATCAACAAGACCATCTTCGCCGTCAGCACCGACGAGCTGCGCCCCGCCATGACCGGTATTCTGGTGCAGCTGGCTGATGCCCAGGTGACCTTCGTGGCCACCGATGGCCACCGCCTGCTGCGCTACCGTCGCTCCGACGTGGGCGCGGGCCAGACGGCCAACCTGATTATTCCGCGCAAGGCCTTTAATCTACTGAAAGGTGCCCTGCCCTCCGAGGCAACTACCGTGCGCGTCGAGTTCAATAATTCCAATGCCTTCTTCAGCTTCAACCAGATGCGCCTCGTGTGCCGCCTGATTGATGAGCGCTACCCCGATTACGAAAACGTAATTCCGGTGAGCAACCCTAACAAGCTCATCATCAGCCGCTCGGAGTTCCTCAACTCGGTGAAGCGCATCATGATCTACTCGAACAAGACCACCCACCAGGTTCGCCTGCGCCTGGCCGGTTCCGAGCTGACTATCTCGGCCGAAGACCTCGACTTCAGCAACGAAGCCAACGAACGCCTGGCCTGCCAGTACGAGGGCGAGGACATGGAAATCGGCTTCAACGCCCGCTTCCTGGCCGAAATGCTCTCCAACATCGATTCCGAGGAAATCACCCTGGAGCTGAGCACTCCTAACCGCGCCGGCTTGCTCATGCCCACCGTCGCCGACGACAACGAGAGCATCCTGATGCTGGTGATGCCGGTAATGCTGAACAACTACGTGTAA
- a CDS encoding type 1 glutamine amidotransferase, which yields MRIHCYQHAAFETPGVLLDWAAHHGHTWTYTRLYEPGPQFPPTTDYDWLLVLGGVMGVHEEAEYPWLRNEKAGIQAAIGAGKVVLGICLGAQLLAEALGATVYRSPALEIGFWPVYPPAIAQQHPFVAPLPEPLTVLHWHGDAFELPSDAVPLASSAACAQQGFIFDNRVVGLQFHPELTPEILAAMLHHDGHELVPGPWVQSAAELRARAGELAPGNAFLLGLLDRLAAQTLR from the coding sequence ATGCGGATTCATTGCTACCAGCACGCAGCTTTCGAAACGCCGGGCGTACTGCTCGACTGGGCCGCCCACCACGGTCACACCTGGACCTACACCCGTCTGTACGAGCCCGGCCCGCAGTTTCCGCCTACTACCGACTATGATTGGCTGCTAGTACTGGGCGGGGTGATGGGCGTGCACGAGGAAGCCGAGTACCCGTGGCTGCGGAATGAAAAAGCGGGAATCCAGGCAGCTATTGGAGCAGGCAAAGTGGTACTGGGCATCTGCCTGGGTGCCCAACTGCTGGCCGAAGCCCTGGGAGCAACGGTGTACCGCAGCCCGGCCCTGGAAATCGGTTTTTGGCCGGTTTACCCGCCGGCCATAGCACAACAGCACCCGTTTGTAGCACCCTTGCCCGAGCCCCTGACCGTGTTGCACTGGCACGGCGACGCGTTTGAGCTGCCTTCGGACGCCGTGCCACTGGCTAGCTCGGCGGCCTGCGCCCAGCAAGGCTTCATTTTTGACAACCGGGTGGTGGGCTTGCAGTTTCACCCCGAGCTAACTCCGGAAATTCTGGCGGCCATGCTGCACCACGACGGCCACGAGCTGGTGCCGGGGCCCTGGGTGCAGTCGGCGGCCGAGCTGCGGGCCCGTGCCGGGGAACTGGCGCCCGGCAACGCCTTTCTGCTAGGCTTGCTTGACCGGCTGGCGGCCCAGACGCTGCGGTAA
- a CDS encoding DUF1361 domain-containing protein: MQTSAAAFSRPELRQRLNLLLVLGASLALSVVLIVFRVFLTQKIYFVFLLWNLFLALIPFGLSTMLGLAAGPVRARVLLPVGAVWLLFFPNAPYILTDLFHLEPRSGVPYWYDLALILTCAWNGLMLAYASLLDMQNLVQRRMGSAASWVFVVVALLLSSFGIYLGRFLRFNSWDIITNPLTLFYDILNRVLHPAAHPRTWGVTLLFGVFLVIGYSTVRLLGRLQPAPAE, encoded by the coding sequence ATGCAAACTTCTGCCGCCGCTTTTTCCCGGCCCGAGCTTCGCCAGCGGCTCAACCTGCTGCTGGTGCTCGGCGCTTCGCTCGCGCTGAGCGTGGTGCTGATTGTGTTCCGGGTGTTCCTGACCCAGAAGATTTACTTCGTATTTCTGCTCTGGAACCTGTTTCTGGCTTTGATTCCCTTCGGATTGAGTACGATGCTGGGCTTGGCCGCTGGACCGGTGCGGGCCCGGGTACTGCTGCCGGTGGGAGCCGTGTGGCTCTTGTTTTTCCCGAACGCGCCCTACATTCTCACCGACTTGTTTCACCTGGAGCCCCGCAGCGGCGTGCCCTACTGGTATGATCTGGCCCTGATTCTGACTTGCGCCTGGAACGGACTGATGCTGGCTTACGCTTCGCTGCTGGATATGCAAAACCTAGTGCAGCGCCGCATGGGCTCGGCCGCCAGCTGGGTATTCGTGGTAGTGGCGCTGCTGCTGAGTAGCTTCGGAATTTACCTGGGCCGGTTTCTGCGCTTCAACAGCTGGGATATTATCACCAACCCGCTGACGCTGTTCTACGACATCCTGAACCGGGTGCTGCATCCGGCGGCCCACCCCCGCACCTGGGGCGTTACGCTGCTGTTCGGCGTATTCCTGGTTATTGGCTACAGCACCGTGCGTCTGCTGGGCCGCCTGCAGCCTGCTCCGGCCGAATAG
- a CDS encoding DUF2971 domain-containing protein: METHTPKRLQQAAKDLNASMLVLVNFLASKGHIVESKPTTKLTAHQVSLLDDLDREINHLTFKKQKAQVPPSAITTPLNTPSNPSPTTIATIDKIREEKGIPKTIYKFYGTEKYHFESLRESYIYFAPPSKFNDPYDCSLDTITFSVKKQTNYRKNKEKEFKERYTTLGVCCFSRKNTSILMWSHYANCHKGFCLEYRIENKKSVIRPFDVNYTDHYVTMDFSREPKESIFNMILTKHRQWEYEEEVRYFTGGFRTNDERKYPLQRNVLEAVYLGINCEAETINTIRLILKEHYNSSIKVYQAKKCKGSFEIEFQQINL, from the coding sequence ATGGAAACCCATACTCCTAAAAGACTGCAACAAGCTGCAAAAGATTTAAATGCAAGTATGCTTGTCCTTGTTAATTTTTTAGCCTCAAAAGGACATATAGTGGAGAGTAAGCCGACAACTAAACTGACTGCACATCAAGTATCTCTCTTAGATGACCTGGACAGAGAGATAAACCATCTAACATTTAAAAAGCAGAAGGCTCAGGTACCCCCCTCAGCTATTACTACTCCACTTAACACACCATCGAACCCTAGCCCTACCACCATTGCAACTATAGATAAAATAAGAGAAGAGAAAGGAATTCCTAAAACTATATACAAATTTTATGGCACTGAAAAGTACCATTTTGAAAGCTTGAGAGAAAGCTACATATACTTCGCCCCTCCTTCAAAATTTAATGATCCCTACGATTGTAGCCTTGACACAATCACTTTTAGCGTAAAAAAGCAGACTAATTACAGGAAAAATAAGGAAAAAGAGTTTAAGGAAAGGTATACAACTTTAGGTGTTTGTTGCTTTTCGAGGAAAAACACATCTATTCTAATGTGGTCCCATTATGCAAATTGTCATAAAGGGTTTTGCCTTGAGTACAGAATTGAAAACAAAAAGTCTGTTATACGACCCTTTGATGTCAATTATACAGATCATTATGTAACCATGGATTTTTCCCGGGAGCCAAAGGAATCCATTTTCAATATGATATTAACCAAACACAGACAATGGGAGTACGAAGAGGAAGTAAGATATTTCACCGGAGGATTTAGAACCAATGATGAAAGAAAATATCCTCTACAACGCAATGTTTTAGAAGCAGTTTATCTAGGAATAAACTGCGAAGCTGAAACTATCAACACAATCAGGTTGATACTCAAAGAACACTACAATAGCTCTATAAAGGTATACCAAGCAAAGAAATGCAAAGGATCTTTTGAAATAGAATTTCAGCAAATCAATCTGTAG
- the hemL gene encoding glutamate-1-semialdehyde 2,1-aminomutase, producing MAQESALTTDLNLATSDALFTRAKDHIPGGVNSPVRAFRAVGGHPVFMQSAKGAWLTDVDGNRYMDFINSWGPMILGHAPDVVLNAVQDAIQGSLSFGAPTRREVEMAELIKKMVPSIEKVRLVNSGTEACMSAIRVARGYTGRNKIIKFEGCYHGHGDSFLIAAGSGALTLGTPDSPGVTEGVAQDTITVAYNDLAATRAAIEANQDQVAALILEPVVGNMGLVAPDQGYLQGLRELCTEYGIVLIFDEVMTGFRLARGGAQERYGITPDMTTLGKIIGGGMPVGAYGGRQDIMDCVAPAGKVYQAGTLSGNPIATAAGIAQLTYLQEHPELYTELERITTRIADGTRQIAAELGLNYTVNQVGSMFSVFFTDKPVHNLEDAKTSDTEAFGRYFRAMLNRGIYLAPAQYEALFVSTTITDELVDQYLTACRESMREAHGL from the coding sequence ATGGCTCAAGAATCAGCTCTGACTACTGACCTCAACCTCGCTACTTCCGACGCGCTGTTTACCCGCGCCAAAGACCATATTCCCGGCGGCGTCAACTCGCCGGTTCGCGCCTTCCGCGCCGTGGGCGGCCACCCCGTGTTCATGCAGTCGGCCAAGGGTGCCTGGCTGACCGACGTGGACGGCAACCGCTACATGGACTTCATCAACTCCTGGGGCCCCATGATTCTGGGTCACGCCCCGGACGTGGTGCTCAACGCCGTGCAGGACGCCATCCAGGGGTCCTTGTCGTTTGGGGCGCCCACCCGCCGCGAGGTCGAAATGGCCGAGCTCATCAAGAAAATGGTGCCCAGCATCGAGAAGGTGCGCCTGGTCAACTCGGGCACCGAGGCCTGCATGTCGGCCATCCGGGTGGCCCGCGGCTACACCGGCCGCAACAAGATTATCAAGTTCGAAGGCTGCTACCACGGCCACGGCGACTCTTTCCTGATTGCGGCCGGCTCGGGTGCCCTCACTCTGGGCACGCCCGATTCGCCGGGCGTAACCGAAGGCGTAGCCCAGGACACCATTACGGTGGCCTACAACGACCTGGCAGCTACCCGCGCCGCCATTGAAGCCAACCAAGACCAGGTTGCCGCTCTGATTCTGGAGCCCGTAGTAGGCAACATGGGCCTCGTCGCGCCTGACCAAGGCTACCTGCAGGGCCTGCGCGAGTTGTGCACCGAGTACGGCATCGTCCTGATTTTCGACGAAGTCATGACTGGTTTCCGCCTGGCCCGCGGCGGCGCTCAGGAACGCTACGGCATCACGCCCGACATGACCACGCTAGGCAAAATCATCGGCGGCGGTATGCCCGTCGGGGCTTACGGTGGCCGGCAGGACATTATGGACTGCGTGGCGCCGGCCGGCAAAGTCTACCAGGCAGGTACGCTCTCGGGCAACCCCATTGCCACTGCCGCCGGCATTGCCCAGCTCACCTACCTGCAGGAGCACCCCGAGCTCTACACCGAATTGGAGCGTATCACTACCCGCATTGCCGACGGCACCCGCCAGATTGCCGCCGAGTTGGGCCTGAACTATACCGTCAATCAGGTGGGCTCGATGTTCAGCGTGTTCTTCACGGATAAGCCGGTTCACAACCTCGAAGACGCCAAAACTTCCGACACCGAGGCCTTTGGCCGCTACTTCCGGGCCATGCTGAACCGCGGCATCTACCTGGCTCCCGCCCAGTATGAAGCCTTGTTCGTGTCCACGACCATCACCGACGAGCTGGTGGATCAATACCTGACCGCCTGCCGCGAGTCGATGCGCGAAGCTCACGGCCTGTAA
- a CDS encoding BLUF domain-containing protein produces MPLPLAYPLHHLAYQSTATSIPTEQELKELLAQARAINLEYGLTGMLLYSRGRYMQVLEGSAEAVHLVYARIERDPRHHNVTALTDGPISHRSFAHWSMGFSVLRSEDFQNVVGYLNPDLPAFPAVLAASSTTLLHTLLASFLTEEPIRY; encoded by the coding sequence ATGCCTCTGCCCTTAGCCTATCCTCTGCATCACTTAGCGTACCAGAGCACGGCGACCAGCATTCCTACCGAGCAGGAACTGAAAGAGCTACTGGCACAGGCCCGGGCCATCAACCTGGAATATGGCCTTACGGGCATGCTGCTCTACAGCCGAGGACGGTATATGCAGGTGCTGGAGGGCTCGGCAGAGGCCGTTCACCTTGTCTACGCCCGGATTGAGCGGGACCCGCGCCATCACAACGTAACGGCCCTGACGGACGGGCCCATTAGTCACCGTAGCTTCGCCCACTGGTCGATGGGCTTTAGCGTACTGCGCTCCGAGGACTTCCAGAACGTGGTCGGATATCTGAACCCCGACCTGCCGGCCTTTCCGGCGGTCCTGGCCGCTAGTAGTACTACCTTATTGCACACCTTGTTAGCTTCCTTTCTGACGGAGGAGCCGATTCGGTATTAA
- the gldG gene encoding gliding motility-associated ABC transporter substrate-binding protein GldG has protein sequence MASDTPELSAPATSRKRRDLLRFLAVVGALLLLNFLAQQFFFRLDLTEEKRYTMAPATKTLLENLKQPVTVTVYLDGDFPPGFRRLQQAVRETLNEMQVYGGSNLHYVFVDPSAAGTEKARNEYYASLLKKGLRPTNLGANENGKRVEKIIFPWATVAAGGKEEQVLLLRGNQAAPSDVRLNQSIEGLEYELASAVRKLNPGQRKRIGVLEGHGELSNAEAGDIIGSLQQYYDVFRVDLRKTRPQDLRTLSAIVVAKPSTAYTEPEKFKLDQFITQGGNALFFVDAMRVNLDSANRGGMLSFPLDLNLEDQLFKYGVRVNPDLLLDLNSGVIPLVTGTEGDKPKVEPMPWQFYPLINSFSKHPITRNLDAVYTKFISTIDTVKAAGIRKTPLLFTSRYTRVLPAPVPINFNDARLEPNQKLYKESFKPVGYLLEGQFQSLYANRAEPGTSNFLPATSPNAKPSKVLVISDGDFIRSELDPKTGNPYRLGFDRLANTEFANRELVLNAVDYMLDESGLISVRGKQITLRPLDKLKVIEQKSRWQLLNIAAPLALLGLFGAVRAWRRKRRYASF, from the coding sequence ATGGCTTCTGATACGCCCGAACTTTCTGCTCCTGCCACCTCCCGCAAACGCCGCGACCTGCTCCGCTTTCTGGCAGTAGTCGGCGCGCTGCTGTTGCTCAACTTTCTGGCTCAGCAATTCTTTTTCCGCCTCGACCTGACTGAGGAGAAGCGCTACACCATGGCCCCGGCCACCAAAACCCTGCTCGAGAATCTGAAGCAGCCCGTGACGGTGACCGTGTACCTGGACGGCGACTTCCCGCCCGGCTTCCGCCGCCTGCAGCAGGCCGTGCGCGAAACCCTGAACGAAATGCAGGTCTACGGCGGCTCTAACCTGCACTACGTCTTTGTCGACCCCTCAGCGGCCGGCACCGAAAAGGCCCGCAACGAGTACTATGCTTCCCTGCTCAAGAAGGGCCTGCGGCCCACCAACCTCGGCGCCAACGAAAACGGCAAGCGGGTCGAGAAAATCATCTTTCCCTGGGCCACGGTAGCAGCTGGGGGCAAAGAGGAGCAGGTGCTGCTGCTGCGCGGCAACCAGGCTGCCCCCTCCGACGTGCGCCTCAACCAAAGCATTGAGGGCCTGGAATACGAGTTGGCCAGCGCCGTGCGCAAGCTCAACCCCGGGCAGCGCAAGCGGATTGGGGTGCTCGAAGGCCACGGGGAACTCAGCAACGCCGAAGCCGGCGACATCATCGGCTCCTTGCAGCAGTACTACGACGTGTTCCGGGTGGATTTGCGCAAAACCCGGCCCCAGGATCTGCGCACGCTCAGCGCCATTGTGGTAGCCAAGCCCAGCACGGCCTACACCGAGCCCGAGAAGTTCAAGCTCGACCAGTTCATCACGCAGGGCGGCAACGCGCTGTTCTTCGTGGATGCCATGCGGGTGAACCTGGACAGCGCCAACCGCGGCGGCATGCTTTCTTTCCCGCTGGATCTGAACCTGGAAGACCAGCTCTTCAAGTACGGCGTGCGCGTGAACCCCGACTTGCTGCTCGACCTCAACTCGGGTGTCATTCCACTCGTCACCGGCACCGAGGGCGACAAGCCCAAGGTGGAGCCCATGCCCTGGCAGTTTTACCCGCTCATCAACTCCTTCAGCAAGCACCCCATCACCCGCAACCTCGACGCGGTATACACCAAATTCATCAGCACGATTGATACCGTAAAGGCGGCCGGCATCCGCAAGACCCCGCTGCTGTTTACCTCGCGCTACACCCGGGTGCTGCCCGCACCCGTGCCCATCAACTTCAACGATGCCCGCCTGGAGCCCAACCAGAAGCTCTACAAGGAAAGCTTTAAGCCCGTAGGCTACCTGCTCGAAGGCCAGTTTCAGTCGCTCTACGCCAACCGCGCCGAGCCCGGCACCAGCAACTTCCTGCCCGCCACTTCGCCCAACGCCAAGCCCTCCAAAGTGCTGGTCATTTCCGACGGCGACTTTATCCGTTCCGAGCTGGACCCCAAAACCGGCAACCCCTACCGCCTGGGCTTCGACCGGCTGGCCAACACCGAATTTGCCAACCGCGAGCTGGTCCTCAACGCCGTGGACTACATGCTCGACGAAAGCGGCCTGATTTCGGTGCGGGGCAAGCAAATCACCCTGCGCCCCCTCGATAAGCTCAAGGTCATCGAGCAGAAAAGCCGCTGGCAGCTGCTCAATATTGCTGCGCCCCTGGCGCTGCTGGGCCTCTTCGGAGCCGTGCGGGCCTGGCGCCGCAAGCGGCGCTACGCGTCGTTTTAA
- a CDS encoding BLUF domain-containing protein, with amino-acid sequence MPAAPLYHLAYQSNVTAPLSESELEALLVQSRAWNHSHDLTGVLLYCDSNIIQVLEGPEDEVEYIFNRIAQDLRHYDVTKLADGPIQQRNFSQWSMGFKSVHPEDFTYLTGYLNLTAPSYPPQILEAEPSSSLHELLASFVTDPKIRY; translated from the coding sequence ATGCCTGCTGCCCCCCTCTATCATCTGGCCTACCAAAGCAACGTAACGGCCCCCCTCAGCGAATCGGAGCTGGAAGCCCTGCTCGTGCAGTCGCGCGCCTGGAACCATAGCCACGACCTGACGGGCGTGCTGCTTTATTGCGACTCCAACATCATTCAGGTGCTGGAAGGACCAGAAGATGAGGTGGAATACATTTTCAACCGCATTGCCCAGGACCTGCGCCACTACGACGTGACCAAGCTCGCCGACGGGCCTATTCAGCAGCGCAACTTCTCGCAGTGGTCCATGGGCTTCAAGTCGGTGCATCCCGAAGACTTCACCTACCTGACCGGGTACCTGAACCTGACGGCCCCCTCCTACCCACCCCAAATACTTGAGGCCGAGCCTTCATCGTCGTTGCATGAGCTGCTGGCCTCCTTCGTAACCGACCCAAAGATCCGCTATTAG
- a CDS encoding ABC transporter substrate-binding protein: MRHLVALRLAATLLLSSSTLTGLAQQPTTPKPAAPRPAGTTTVPAAKKPTGVPSKTPGPAPATSATKPTTAPAKPAAGKPAATPATGATKPAAANSTKSAAASPTSPTKAAATTAPTTPKPALPTPSKPQVPLPANLGSSDPNVRYQNGKTLINQTRYDLAMQELEPLTLPTAKFDRSPDAAYLYAIAATRAKKWAEAEQMLNLLRNEYPNWPNLAEAFFLQGQVSFEQGEADNALKVLAQLPAGRLETEREAMKAVYLPRIKDKVLFQNLLQRYPQDAAVGRAYADKLVAGGWYTDADKPVLDQLVTQFSLDRTRYTPRPKAQKKSSYNVAVLLPFEFDDPSWEKQRKNQFVTDLYAGMRLAQDSLQREGRPIQLFSYDTGADTLQLKQVLALPELAGMDMIIGPIYKSGSKILARYAQQRQIICINPLSQDADLVQDNGWHYLFEPSTVTQAKQAAQFAISRFTGRTAVVLYEDTKDEAAFGQAYKTAYEALGGKVLQLRRINSDVEETLSAGFAGVDLKTVGHLVVASDHRKAGPYTLGVMQSQGARLPLLTYASWLENSRVSLGQLDSRDVFFIHPKYLDKLNPGVRRFRQLYTQRQNLPPSVFAFTGFELLYYFGSQLHLNGPGFQQNLAASGPISGSVFQGIGYPTGAHDNQYVPFTKLERLEVEVQNPVGFR; the protein is encoded by the coding sequence ATGAGGCATCTTGTTGCTCTTCGGCTGGCAGCCACGCTGCTGCTTTCCTCTTCTACCCTCACGGGGCTGGCCCAACAGCCGACCACGCCCAAACCCGCCGCGCCGCGCCCGGCCGGCACGACCACCGTACCGGCGGCCAAAAAGCCGACTGGGGTTCCGAGCAAAACGCCCGGCCCCGCTCCGGCTACCTCCGCCACCAAACCCACTACTGCGCCCGCCAAGCCCGCCGCGGGCAAACCGGCCGCTACGCCAGCTACGGGCGCTACCAAACCGGCTGCTGCTAATAGCACCAAGTCCGCCGCTGCTTCGCCTACGAGCCCTACCAAAGCGGCTGCTACCACGGCTCCGACCACGCCCAAACCTGCCCTGCCCACCCCGTCCAAGCCCCAGGTACCGCTGCCCGCCAACCTGGGCTCCAGTGACCCGAACGTGCGCTACCAGAACGGCAAAACCCTCATCAACCAGACCCGCTACGACCTGGCTATGCAGGAGCTGGAACCCCTGACGCTGCCCACGGCCAAGTTCGACCGGTCCCCCGACGCGGCCTACTTATATGCCATTGCTGCCACCCGGGCCAAGAAATGGGCCGAGGCCGAGCAGATGCTCAATCTGCTGCGCAACGAGTACCCCAACTGGCCCAACCTGGCGGAAGCCTTTTTCCTGCAGGGCCAGGTATCTTTCGAGCAAGGCGAAGCCGACAACGCCCTGAAAGTGCTGGCTCAACTGCCCGCCGGCCGCCTCGAAACCGAGCGGGAAGCCATGAAAGCCGTGTATTTGCCCCGCATCAAAGACAAGGTACTTTTTCAAAACCTGCTGCAGCGCTACCCCCAGGATGCTGCCGTAGGCCGGGCTTACGCCGACAAGCTCGTGGCTGGCGGCTGGTACACCGACGCCGACAAGCCTGTCCTCGACCAACTCGTTACCCAGTTCAGCCTCGACCGAACCCGCTACACGCCCCGTCCTAAAGCCCAGAAAAAGAGCTCCTACAACGTGGCCGTGCTCTTGCCCTTCGAATTCGACGACCCCAGCTGGGAAAAGCAGCGCAAAAACCAGTTTGTGACGGACCTCTACGCCGGTATGCGCCTGGCCCAGGATTCACTGCAGCGCGAGGGCCGCCCGATTCAGCTCTTCTCCTACGACACCGGCGCCGACACGCTGCAGCTCAAGCAGGTGCTGGCCTTGCCCGAGCTGGCCGGCATGGATATGATTATCGGCCCCATTTATAAGTCGGGCAGCAAGATTCTGGCCCGCTACGCTCAGCAGCGGCAGATTATCTGCATCAATCCCCTTTCCCAGGACGCCGACCTGGTGCAGGACAACGGCTGGCACTACCTCTTTGAGCCCAGCACCGTAACCCAGGCCAAGCAAGCGGCGCAGTTTGCCATTTCCCGCTTCACGGGCCGCACGGCCGTGGTGCTCTACGAGGATACCAAGGACGAAGCCGCCTTCGGACAAGCCTACAAAACCGCCTACGAAGCCCTGGGTGGCAAGGTCCTGCAGCTGCGCCGCATCAACTCCGACGTGGAAGAAACCCTGAGTGCAGGCTTTGCTGGTGTCGACCTTAAAACGGTGGGCCACCTGGTAGTGGCTTCCGACCACCGCAAGGCTGGCCCCTACACCCTGGGCGTAATGCAGAGCCAGGGAGCCCGCCTGCCACTGCTGACCTACGCCTCCTGGCTGGAAAACTCCCGGGTGAGCCTGGGCCAGCTCGACTCGCGGGACGTGTTTTTTATTCATCCCAAGTATCTCGACAAGCTCAACCCCGGCGTGCGCCGCTTCCGCCAGCTTTACACTCAGCGCCAGAACCTGCCGCCGTCGGTGTTTGCCTTCACTGGCTTCGAACTGCTTTACTACTTTGGCTCCCAGCTGCACCTGAACGGCCCCGGTTTCCAGCAGAATCTGGCTGCCTCCGGCCCAATTTCAGGCTCCGTGTTTCAGGGCATCGGCTACCCCACCGGCGCCCACGACAACCAGTACGTGCCGTTTACCAAATTGGAGCGCCTGGAAGTGGAAGTACAGAACCCAGTTGGCTTCCGCTAG
- the gldC gene encoding gliding motility protein GldC yields MKKSEIRFSIALDDQKVPEAISWTATDAGPDIHFAKAINIALWDRDERGTMKIDLWTKEMPVDEMKRFYVDTMGAMAESLITATNDTEMATKMRNLCRELTDYLNKQEAEQR; encoded by the coding sequence ATGAAAAAATCTGAAATCCGCTTCAGCATTGCCCTCGACGACCAGAAAGTGCCCGAGGCCATCAGCTGGACGGCTACCGACGCGGGCCCTGATATTCACTTCGCCAAGGCCATCAACATTGCCCTTTGGGACCGGGATGAGCGGGGCACGATGAAAATTGACCTCTGGACCAAGGAAATGCCCGTCGATGAGATGAAGCGCTTCTACGTGGACACGATGGGTGCCATGGCCGAAAGCCTGATTACGGCCACCAACGACACCGAAATGGCCACCAAAATGCGCAACCTCTGCCGCGAACTGACTGACTACCTCAACAAGCAGGAAGCCGAGCAGCGCTAA
- the dcd gene encoding dCTP deaminase, which translates to MILTDQQILAEIERGNIVIEPYDPSCLGTNSYDVHLGRYLATYRDTVLDARKHNEIDVFEMPEEGFVLQPGVLYLGVTEEYTESHAQVPFLEGKSSVGRLGIDIHATAGKGDVGFCNTWTLEISVTQQVRVYAGMPIGQLIYFAVQGDVQTFYNRKANAKYNDRTDKPVESMMWKNSF; encoded by the coding sequence ATGATTCTTACCGATCAGCAGATTCTGGCCGAAATTGAGCGCGGCAACATCGTTATCGAACCCTACGACCCTAGCTGTCTGGGCACCAACTCCTACGATGTACACCTGGGCCGCTACCTGGCTACCTACCGCGACACCGTACTGGATGCGCGCAAGCACAACGAAATCGACGTGTTTGAAATGCCCGAGGAAGGCTTTGTGCTCCAGCCCGGCGTGCTGTATCTGGGCGTGACGGAAGAATATACCGAAAGCCATGCCCAAGTGCCCTTCCTGGAAGGCAAGTCGAGCGTGGGCCGCCTCGGCATCGACATTCACGCCACAGCTGGCAAAGGCGACGTAGGCTTCTGCAACACCTGGACTCTGGAAATCTCCGTGACGCAGCAAGTGCGCGTCTACGCCGGCATGCCCATCGGCCAGCTCATCTACTTCGCCGTTCAGGGCGACGTGCAAACCTTCTACAACCGCAAGGCCAACGCCAAGTACAACGACCGCACCGACAAGCCCGTGGAGTCGATGATGTGGAAAAACAGTTTCTAA